A region of the Mesoterricola sediminis genome:
CGGCGAGCGCGTTCTCCGCATACCTGTACCGCCAGGCCTTCCTGGCGGTCCCCCGGGAATTGGAGGAGGCGGCCTTCCTGGACGGGGCCGGCCGCTGGCGCACCTACTGGAGCATCGCCCTGCCCCTCGTCCGGCCCACGACGGCGACGGTGGCCGTGCTCCAGTTCCTCGCCCGCTGGGGGGATCTCCTGTGGCCCGTGATGGCCGTGCGCACCGAGGACCGGGCCACCCTGCCCCTGGCCATGCAGACCTTCTTCGGGCAGTATCCCCGCGCCTGGGGAGAGGTGATGGCCTTCGCGACGCTGACCGCCCTGCCCACCCTCCTCCTGTTCCTCCTCTGCCAGCGCTGGTTCGTCCGCAGCGCCGTCTCCAGCGGCATCAAGGGCTGAAGCCCGCGTATGCTGGTTCCTTCCCCCGGGAGCCAACATGCCTGTCCGCCAGCGCCCCGCCCGCCCCCTGCCGCCCCCGGGCGTGGACCTGGGGGGCCTCCGGGCCTGCACCGAGGCGGTGGCGCGGGCGGCCGCCTCCCGGCGATCGGGACCGGAGGATCCGGGGGCCTTCCGGGATTTGCTGGCCCGGCTGGAAGCGGCCCGGGGCGGCCTGCCCCCCGTGTACCGGCGCGAGGTGGCCGATCCCCTGCGGAGGGCCCTGAGCGCGCGGGGGGGCCGCGCCTTCCAGGCCCTGCTGCGGCGGGATCCCACCCGGGAGGGCGAGGCCGGGGTGCTCCTGGACCTGGCCCAGGCGATCCTGCAGCGCCGGGAAGCCTACCGGCCCGAAGCCACCGCGGCCCTGCAGGAGGTGGTGAGCGACCTCTACGACGGCTTCCTCAGCGCGGAGGACCGGCGGGGCGTGAAGCCCCCCGACGCCGGCACCACGCCGCCCCTGGTGAAGTGGGGCCGGCCGGGTTCGGGGCCCTACACGTGGCCGGTGGACGCGACCCGCGCCTGGGGCGCCCGCGCGGGAGTGGTGAACCTGCCCCCCGCCTACGCGACGGGCGGGCTCGTGGCCTGGACGGCCCTGGGCCACGAAACGGGCGGCCACGATATCCTCGCCGCCGACACGGGCCTGGCGGCGGAATTCCAGGCGCGGACCGCCGAGGCCCTGGCCCCCCTGGGCCACGGCCTGGCGGATTACTGGGCGGCGCGCATGGACGAGACCGCCTCGGACGTGCTGGGCATCCTCAACATGGGCCCCCTGGCGGGCCTGGGTCTCCTGGTGCTGCTCCGGGCCCTGAACCTGAACGCCGGGGCGGGCCCGGTGCTGGGCAGCGAGGGACCCGCGGACGATCCCCACCCGGCGGACCGCCTCCGGGGCTACCTGGCGGCGGAGACCGTGGCCCTCCTCCCGTTCCGGGGACGGACCGCCTGGTCCCGGTACCTGGCCGCGGAGGCGGGCCGGGACGGGGGGGACCTGGTGCTGGCCGGGGCCCGGATCCCCCTGGCCGTCGCCCGCCGCTCGGCCCGGGGCATGGCCCACCTCCTCGTCCATCACCGGGCCCGGGCCCTGGAGGGGCACGCCCTGGGCGCCATCCAGACCTGGCGGGACGGCGACGAGGCCAAGGTGGCGGCCCTGCGGGAGACCCTCCGGCTGGGGGGGCTGACGGCGCCGGCGGGGTGCTACGCGGCCCACGCCCTGGCCGCCGGCGTGCTGGAATCCCTGCGCCGGCGGGCAGACCTGGACGGGGTCTTCGGGCGGACCCTGGCCCTGCTCGCGGCCATGCACGCGGACAACCCCGTCTGGGCCGGCCGGAACCTGCGGCACCGGGGGGACGCCCTCAGGCGGCCTTCGCCCGGTCGATGAACTTGAAGAGGAACGGATTCAGGGCGATGGACAGGATGGCGCCCGCCAGGACCAGCTGCTGGCCGACAGCCGGCAGGAGGCCCGTGCGCAGGCCCAGGGCGGCGAGGATGAAGGAGAATTCGCCGATCTGGGACAGGCCCACGGCCACGGTCATGGCCGTCCGCCGGTCCTTGCCCAGGACGCGCACGATGCCGTAGGCGGCCAGGGCCTTGCCGGCCAGGATGACCGCCGTGGTGAGGACCACGGCGCCGGGACGCCGCACCAGGATGGCCGGGTCGAAAAGCATGCCCACGGAAATGAAGAACAGCACCGTGAAGATGTCCTGGAGGGGCTGGATGTCCTGGCGGATCCGCTGGCTGATGGGCAGTCCGTTGATGAGGATGCCCGCCAGGAAGGCCCCCAGGGCGTAGCTCACCTGGAACCAGGTGGCCGCCAGGAAGGCGAAGCCCACCGACACGGCCACCAGGGCGAGGGTGAACAGCTCCCGGGAATCGTGCCGCACGGTCTCGTGGAGGAGCCAGCGGACGCCCTTGGCGCCGGCGAAGGCCATGAGGGCGCCGAGGACCCCCAGCTTCAGGGCCAGGCCCCCCACCGCGGCGGCGGCGGCCTTCCAGGGGAAGGCGCCGCCGGAGGTGGACAGGCCGCCCAGGGTGGGCAGGATCAGGAGGACCAGGACGCACACCAGGTCCTCCACCAGGAGCCAGCCGATGGCCAGGTGGCCCTCGGGGCGGTCCTCCAGCCTGGCCTGGGAGAGGTTGCGCAGGAGGACGACGGTGCTGGCGCAGGACAGGGACAACCCGAAGATCCACCCCGCCGCCCGGGGCCAGCCCCAGGCGGAGGCCAGCCACACGCCCAGGACGGTGGCCACGGTGAGCTGGAGGACGGCGCCCGGCACCGCCACCCGCCAGACCCGCCGCAGGTCCTTCAGGGAGAAGTGGAGGCCCACCCCGAACATGAGCAGCATGATGCCGACCTCGGCCAGCTCGGAGGCCACCTCGCCGTTCGCCACGAACCCCGGGGTGTGGGGTCCGACCGCCATGCCGGCGACCAGATAGGCGAGGATCACCGGCAGGCGGAAGCGGATCACGACCAGGGCCGCCACGAAGGCGGCGAGGACGCTCAGGGCGAGGGTCGGTATGACGGCATGGCTCATGGAGCTCCCGGAAAGGGGGTGGGTCGGGGGGACCGGCGGATCACTCCGCCGCCAGCACTTCACCCCCCTTGCCAAAGGTCCGCTGCCACCAATCTACGACAGGACTGGCGATGTAGATGGAACTGTACGTCCCCGTGAGCACGCCCACCACCAGCGGGAAGGCCAGGTCCCGGAGGGCCGGGCCGCCCCAGAGCCAGAGGCAGATGCTGACGAAGAGCACGGACAGGGAGGTGAGGATCGTTCGGCTGAGTGTCTGGTTGATGGAGGCGTTGATGACCTCCTGGAAGGGGCGCCGGCGGAACTCGGGCCGGTGGAGGTTCTCCCGGATGCGGTCGAACACGACGATGGTGTCGGCCATGGAGTAGCCCATGAGCGTGAGGAAGCTGGCCACCACGGGCACGTTGAACTCGTAGCCCACCAGGGCGAAGAGGGCCAGGGCCATCAGCATGTCGTGGACCAGGGCGATGATGCCCCCGACGGCGAAGGCCGTCGTGAACCGGAAGATGACGTAGAGCAGGATGGCCCCCATGGCCCAGCCGACGGCGGCCAGGGTCTTGCGGGCCCACTCGCCGGAGATGGAGGGGGAGAAGCTCTCGTCCTTGAGGATGCCGATGGAGCCGGGGCGGTATTCCCGCTCCACGAGGGCCCGCACCTGGGGCGGCAGGGTTCCCGGCAGTTCGCCCATGTCCCGGAAGAGGCCGATGGCCAGCTTCTCCCGGGCCCCGGTGATCCGCCCGGCGAGGCCCAGGTAGGTCTCCTTGAACGTCTCCGCCGATGGGTCGAGGCCCAGGGGGTTGGCCTGTTCGAAGCGCTCGGCGAGGCTCACGGCGCTCTCCAGGTTCAGGGGCCTGCGCCCCGCCCCGTCGGCGTCCAGCCCCGTGAGGGCGCGCTTGACGAGGGCCGACTGCTTCAGGCTGTCCCCGGCGGCGCGGTCCGCCCGGACCTTCACGGCGAACTCCTGCACGCCGGGGGCGCCGCTCTGGTACGAGACGACGGAGGCGTCGGGGAAGCCCGCCTCCGCCAGGGCCCCGCGCACCTGGCCCGCGTCCACGGGGCGGAGGAAGCGCACCGTCAGGTCCGTCCCGCCCACGAACTGCATGCCGAGCTTCACGTGGGGGTTGTCCACGGTCCGCCAGGGCCGGACGATGAGCACGCTGGCCGCGACCAGGCCCCAGGAGAGCGCCAGGGCCACCCCCTTGTACCGCATGAAGTCGATGCGGGTCCCCTGGAAGATGTTCCAGCGGCCGATGCTGAGGGAGGCGGCGCCCGGATGGCGCTCGAGGATCCAGTCGTAGATGAAGCGGCTGATGTAGATGCTGGTGAATAGGGAGGCCGCGACGCCCACCGTCAGGGACACCGCGAAGCCCTTGACCGGCCCCGTCCCGAAGATGAAGAGCAGGAGGGCCGCGAAGAGCTGGGTCACGTGGCTGTCCACGATGGTCCAGAACACCCGGTCGAAGCCGGCGGAGATCGCCTTGGCCACGGTTCGGCCCAGGGCCAGCTCCTCCCGGATCCGCTCGAAGATGAGGATGTTGGCGTCCACGGCCATGCCCACCGTCAGGGCGAAGCCGGCGATGCCCGGGAGGGTGATCGTCGCCCGGAAGCTGCCCAGCAGCCCCATCATCACGATGACGTTCACCACGAGCGCCACGACGGCGTTCACCCCCGACCAGCGGTACCAGATCACCATGAAGGCGACGATGACGCCGAAGCCCACCAGCGAGGCGCCGACGCCCTGGCGGATGGAATCGGTCCCCAGGCTGGGGCCCACCACGCGCTCCT
Encoded here:
- a CDS encoding cation:proton antiporter is translated as MSHAVIPTLALSVLAAFVAALVVIRFRLPVILAYLVAGMAVGPHTPGFVANGEVASELAEVGIMLLMFGVGLHFSLKDLRRVWRVAVPGAVLQLTVATVLGVWLASAWGWPRAAGWIFGLSLSCASTVVLLRNLSQARLEDRPEGHLAIGWLLVEDLVCVLVLLILPTLGGLSTSGGAFPWKAAAAAVGGLALKLGVLGALMAFAGAKGVRWLLHETVRHDSRELFTLALVAVSVGFAFLAATWFQVSYALGAFLAGILINGLPISQRIRQDIQPLQDIFTVLFFISVGMLFDPAILVRRPGAVVLTTAVILAGKALAAYGIVRVLGKDRRTAMTVAVGLSQIGEFSFILAALGLRTGLLPAVGQQLVLAGAILSIALNPFLFKFIDRAKAA
- the secD gene encoding protein translocase subunit SecD; this translates as MSRTTFTRLAWVLAICLACAHFFIPLNKVRLGLDLKGGVHYELEIQSHEAVQRDLEESRDLLRDALEARNLPGASVALEDGALRVRGAERAALDKPLAQLRGYAAVQEGADLVLRPRADHIQAIKADASKRALQIIENRINQFGVVEPEITAGGPGGSRIIVELPGVTEADKERIKGLLATPGRLELRLLAGKDRNTFASEREALEAFGGRLPADCELLPESVREAEAGPAPRGGAAPAVRRWVLLESKVQFDGTAITDARRATSEVGAHEVNFTLHSAGAEANARVTEIAAKEGRLFAFVLDKRIVSVLSAREKIVGHAVRIAGQFTEPEAEDLALKLRSGALRAGMKVLEERVVGPSLGTDSIRQGVGASLVGFGVIVAFMVIWYRWSGVNAVVALVVNVIVMMGLLGSFRATITLPGIAGFALTVGMAVDANILIFERIREELALGRTVAKAISAGFDRVFWTIVDSHVTQLFAALLLFIFGTGPVKGFAVSLTVGVAASLFTSIYISRFIYDWILERHPGAASLSIGRWNIFQGTRIDFMRYKGVALALSWGLVAASVLIVRPWRTVDNPHVKLGMQFVGGTDLTVRFLRPVDAGQVRGALAEAGFPDASVVSYQSGAPGVQEFAVKVRADRAAGDSLKQSALVKRALTGLDADGAGRRPLNLESAVSLAERFEQANPLGLDPSAETFKETYLGLAGRITGAREKLAIGLFRDMGELPGTLPPQVRALVEREYRPGSIGILKDESFSPSISGEWARKTLAAVGWAMGAILLYVIFRFTTAFAVGGIIALVHDMLMALALFALVGYEFNVPVVASFLTLMGYSMADTIVVFDRIRENLHRPEFRRRPFQEVINASINQTLSRTILTSLSVLFVSICLWLWGGPALRDLAFPLVVGVLTGTYSSIYIASPVVDWWQRTFGKGGEVLAAE